The following are from one region of the Silene latifolia isolate original U9 population chromosome 9, ASM4854445v1, whole genome shotgun sequence genome:
- the LOC141598927 gene encoding uncharacterized protein LOC141598927 isoform X2, giving the protein MVKFEERFHGKEGVKAGNRDGVSGGKKRYFGVFKLGNRWRARVKNPLLGVRVHLGSYETAEEATLVVQRKKAEFEEMFKGQDSSSMGTCRGYFEGKKLPGGWGVRRQIGRNRVHIRHLNLKNWVSGGSYRACEDAAIVADKKKEEFRETYGGKVYANVPSGVKRTQSGNWVARIKIPESKDRNWFGIFNTLEEAIGSFNKKKAEFDAKQKKPDFDSAECSSVSETSESQMTSENELGYDSPTSLLSAHKEGVEIETRDGVSGVKVHFHGVDKVGNRWRARARNPLLRARVHLGCYGTPEEAALVVKKKKAEFEEMFKGQDSSSMGPCRGYFKGKKLRGGVGKKKRAEFEEMFEDSDCSSMGTCRGCFEGKKLLGSWGIRRNRVHIRHPKLRNWVSGCSYRACEDATIVADKKREEFQEMFRGKVGKLILMSGDAISSYNKKKAEFDAKQKKSEFDWVEFRSASEANESPMKFGNELGYDQPTSLLSAHMFNNVALNDNSTNDGGVVDIPGRLGDGLVHGSRTSAFDPKNISTASVRDKTFDSEFDRALGLGIIDEYGQLQGKYSEFDTHIWLRPT; this is encoded by the exons ATGGTGAAGTTTGAGGAACGGTTTCATGGTAAGGAAGGCGTAAAGGCTGGAAATCGTGATGGTGTTTCTGGTGGGAAGAAGCGTTATTTTGGTGTGTTTAAACTAGGAAATAGGTGGCGAGCACGAGTCAAAAACCCGCTGTTGGGGGTTCGTGTTCACTTGGGTTCTTATGAAACTGCTGAAGAGGCGACACTTGTTGTACAAAGGAAAAAGGCGGAGTTTGAGGAGATGTTTAAGGGACAGGATAGTTCGAGCATGGGAACTTGCAGGGGTTATTTCGAGGGGAAGAAGCTTCCTGGTGGTTGGGGTGTTAGAAGGCAAATTGGAAGGAATCGTGTGCATATTCGTCATCTAAATTTGAAGAATTGGGTTTCAGGTGGCTCTTATAGAGCTTGTGAGGACGCTGCTATTGTTGCAGATAAGAAGAAGGAAGAGTTCCGGGAAACGTATGGGGGAAAGGTCTATGCAAATGTGCCGTCTGGTGTAAAGAGGACACAATCTGGTAATTGGGTCGCAAGAATTAAAATACCTGAGTCAAAGGATAGAAATTGGTTTGGGATTTTTAATACTCTTGAAGAGGCTATTGGTTCTTTTAACAAGAAAAAAGCTGAGTTTGATGCCAAACAAAAGAAGCCGGATTTTGATTCGGCTGAATGCAGCTCTGTTTCTGAAACCAGTGAATCTCAGATGACATCTGAGAATGAACTTGGATATGACAGCCCAACTTCATTATTATCTGCACATAAGGAAG GTGTAGAGATTGAAACTCGTGATGGTGTTTCTGGTGTGAAGGTGCATTTTCATGGTGTTGATAAAGTAGGAAATAGGTGGCGGGCACGAGCTAGAAACCCACTGCTGAGGGCTCGAGTTCACTTGGGTTGTTATGGAACCCCTGAAGAGGCGGCACTTGTTGTAAAAAAGAAAAAGGCCGAATTTGAGGAGATGTTTAAGGGACAGGATAGTTCGAGCATGGGACCTTGCAGGGGTTATTTTAAGGGGAAGAAGCTTCGTGGGGGTGTCGGGAAAAAGAAAAGAGCGGAGTTTGAGGAAATGTTCGAGGACTCGGATTGTTCGAGCATGGGAACTTGCAGAGGTTGTTTTGAGGGGAAAAAGCTTCTTGGGAGCTGGGGTATTAGAAGGAATCGTGTGCATATTCGTCATCCAAAGTTGAGGAATTGGGTTTCAGGTTGTTCTTATAGAGCTTGTGAGGACGCTACTATTGTTGCGGACAAGAAAAGGGAAGAGTTTCAGGAAATGTTTAGGGGAAAAGTCGGGAAACTGATTCTTATGAGTGGTGATGCTATTAGTTCTTATAACAAGAAAAAAGCTGAGTTTGATGCCAAACAGAAGAAATCGGAGTTTGATTGGGTGGAATTCAGGTCTGCTTCTGAAGCCAATGAATCTCCGATGAAGTTTGGGAATGAACTTGGATATGACCAACCAACTTCATTATTATCTGCGCATATGTTTAACAATGTTGCTCTCAATGATAACTCGACCAATGATGGTGGGGTAGTTGATATTCCTGGTAGACTAGGAGATGGGCTTGTTCACGGTTCTCGTACTTCAGCTTTCGACCCCAAGAATATAAGCACCGCGTCTGTCCGTGACAAAACCTTTGATTCGGAGTTTGATAGAGCACTGGGTTTGGGCATCATCGATGAATATGGACAGTTACAGGGCAAGTATAGTGAATTTGATACACACATATGGTTAAGGCCGACATAG
- the LOC141598927 gene encoding uncharacterized protein LOC141598927 isoform X1, whose product MVKFEERFHGKEGVKAGNRDGVSGGKKRYFGVFKLGNRWRARVKNPLLGVRVHLGSYETAEEATLVVQRKKAEFEEMFKGQDSSSMGTCRGYFEGKKLPGGWGVRRQIGRNRVHIRHLNLKNWVSGGSYRACEDAAIVADKKKEEFRETYGGKVYANVPSGVKRTQSGNWVARIKIPESKDRNWFGIFNTLEEAIGSFNKKKAEFDAKQKKPDFDSAECSSVSETSESQMTSENELGYDSPTSLLSAHKEGGEDETSDGDSGVKKHFLGVDKQGNRWRARATNPLLRAVVHLGYYGTPEEAALVAKKKRAEFEKMFKGQDSSSMGTCRGRFEGKKLPGSVRKKKRAKFEEIFMGLDSSSMGACRSHLEGKKFHGKEGVEIETRDGVSGVKVHFHGVDKVGNRWRARARNPLLRARVHLGCYGTPEEAALVVKKKKAEFEEMFKGQDSSSMGPCRGYFKGKKLRGGVGKKKRAEFEEMFEDSDCSSMGTCRGCFEGKKLLGSWGIRRNRVHIRHPKLRNWVSGCSYRACEDATIVADKKREEFQEMFRGKVGKLILMSGDAISSYNKKKAEFDAKQKKSEFDWVEFRSASEANESPMKFGNELGYDQPTSLLSAHMFNNVALNDNSTNDGGVVDIPGRLGDGLVHGSRTSAFDPKNISTASVRDKTFDSEFDRALGLGIIDEYGQLQGKYSEFDTHIWLRPT is encoded by the coding sequence ATGGTGAAGTTTGAGGAACGGTTTCATGGTAAGGAAGGCGTAAAGGCTGGAAATCGTGATGGTGTTTCTGGTGGGAAGAAGCGTTATTTTGGTGTGTTTAAACTAGGAAATAGGTGGCGAGCACGAGTCAAAAACCCGCTGTTGGGGGTTCGTGTTCACTTGGGTTCTTATGAAACTGCTGAAGAGGCGACACTTGTTGTACAAAGGAAAAAGGCGGAGTTTGAGGAGATGTTTAAGGGACAGGATAGTTCGAGCATGGGAACTTGCAGGGGTTATTTCGAGGGGAAGAAGCTTCCTGGTGGTTGGGGTGTTAGAAGGCAAATTGGAAGGAATCGTGTGCATATTCGTCATCTAAATTTGAAGAATTGGGTTTCAGGTGGCTCTTATAGAGCTTGTGAGGACGCTGCTATTGTTGCAGATAAGAAGAAGGAAGAGTTCCGGGAAACGTATGGGGGAAAGGTCTATGCAAATGTGCCGTCTGGTGTAAAGAGGACACAATCTGGTAATTGGGTCGCAAGAATTAAAATACCTGAGTCAAAGGATAGAAATTGGTTTGGGATTTTTAATACTCTTGAAGAGGCTATTGGTTCTTTTAACAAGAAAAAAGCTGAGTTTGATGCCAAACAAAAGAAGCCGGATTTTGATTCGGCTGAATGCAGCTCTGTTTCTGAAACCAGTGAATCTCAGATGACATCTGAGAATGAACTTGGATATGACAGCCCAACTTCATTATTATCTGCACATAAGGAAGGTGGAGAGGATGAAACTAGTGATGGTGATTCTGGTGTGAAGAAGCATTTTCTGGGTGTTGATAAACAAGGAAATAGGTGGCGggcacgagccacaaacccgctGCTGAGGGCTGTTGTTCACTTGGGTTATTACGGAACCCCTGAAGAGGCTGCACTAGTTGCGAAAAAGAAAAGGGCTGAATTTGAGAAGATGTTTAAGGGACAGGACAGCTCAAGCATGGGAACTTGCAGGGGTCGTTTTGAGGGGAAGAAGCTTCCTGGGAGTGttaggaaaaagaaaagggcGAAGTTTGAGGAAATATTCATGGGCTTGGATAGTTCGAGCATGGGAGCTTGCAGAAGTCATTTGGAGGGGAAAAAGTTTCATGGTAAGGAAGGTGTAGAGATTGAAACTCGTGATGGTGTTTCTGGTGTGAAGGTGCATTTTCATGGTGTTGATAAAGTAGGAAATAGGTGGCGGGCACGAGCTAGAAACCCACTGCTGAGGGCTCGAGTTCACTTGGGTTGTTATGGAACCCCTGAAGAGGCGGCACTTGTTGTAAAAAAGAAAAAGGCCGAATTTGAGGAGATGTTTAAGGGACAGGATAGTTCGAGCATGGGACCTTGCAGGGGTTATTTTAAGGGGAAGAAGCTTCGTGGGGGTGTCGGGAAAAAGAAAAGAGCGGAGTTTGAGGAAATGTTCGAGGACTCGGATTGTTCGAGCATGGGAACTTGCAGAGGTTGTTTTGAGGGGAAAAAGCTTCTTGGGAGCTGGGGTATTAGAAGGAATCGTGTGCATATTCGTCATCCAAAGTTGAGGAATTGGGTTTCAGGTTGTTCTTATAGAGCTTGTGAGGACGCTACTATTGTTGCGGACAAGAAAAGGGAAGAGTTTCAGGAAATGTTTAGGGGAAAAGTCGGGAAACTGATTCTTATGAGTGGTGATGCTATTAGTTCTTATAACAAGAAAAAAGCTGAGTTTGATGCCAAACAGAAGAAATCGGAGTTTGATTGGGTGGAATTCAGGTCTGCTTCTGAAGCCAATGAATCTCCGATGAAGTTTGGGAATGAACTTGGATATGACCAACCAACTTCATTATTATCTGCGCATATGTTTAACAATGTTGCTCTCAATGATAACTCGACCAATGATGGTGGGGTAGTTGATATTCCTGGTAGACTAGGAGATGGGCTTGTTCACGGTTCTCGTACTTCAGCTTTCGACCCCAAGAATATAAGCACCGCGTCTGTCCGTGACAAAACCTTTGATTCGGAGTTTGATAGAGCACTGGGTTTGGGCATCATCGATGAATATGGACAGTTACAGGGCAAGTATAGTGAATTTGATACACACATATGGTTAAGGCCGACATAG